One region of Armigeres subalbatus isolate Guangzhou_Male chromosome 3, GZ_Asu_2, whole genome shotgun sequence genomic DNA includes:
- the LOC134227948 gene encoding uncharacterized protein LOC134227948, producing MIVNFASATAQAKSLRIALKLLFSNGDFNWCRDVVLIVSGLVRPANTASSWKRYCWSLICALGFYQFLMAATIVVFSFYDQRDFNEQLGPIVVIFGLCTIHIKVLMLSHHREIIQRVQEFIDSKHGVSGDDIYDAYVRSNGTKIAGKMFPIILILVICDQILVFIPSSAREEIVGIPEPFRQYGICITQMLQIFYICNISFFWCGRYFVCTLKVMPLLVGLRSELTIINHGFSTIAKRVKDGVFEEQVGAQCAQRKYIKQILGEMVEQHVEVMK from the coding sequence ATGATAGTCAACTTTGCGAGTGCCACCGCCCAAGCTAAATCCCTCCGCATCGCGTTGAAGTTACTTTTTAGTAATGGGGATTTCAACTGGTGCCGAGACGTGGTTTTAATAGTCTCGGGATTGGTTCGTCCGGCGAATACGGCTTCATCATGGAAACGCTACTGCTGGTCGCTGATTTGCGCCTTGGGGTTCTATCAGTTCCTAATGGCGGCAACGATCGTGGTGTTCAGCTTTTACGACCAGCGCGACTTCAATGAACAACTCGGGCCAATCGTGGTGATTTTCGGATTGTGTACGATACATATCAAGGTACTCATGCTTTCACATCATCGGGAAATTATTCAACGAGTTCAGGAGTTCATTGACAGCAAGCACGGCGTCTCCGGTGATGACATTTATGACGCGTATGTTCGTAGCAACGGCACTAAGATTGCTGGGAAAATGTTCCCCATAATTTTGATCCTTGTGATATGTGATCAAATATTGGTATTTATACCAAGCTCTGCTCGGGAAGAAATCGTTGGAATACCAGAACCGTTTCGCCAATACGGAATCTGCATTACACAAATGCTACAAATATTCTACATCTGTAACATTTCGTTCTTCTGGTGTGGCCGTTATTTTGTTTGCACACTAAAAGTCATGCCACTTTTGGTTGGTTTGCGAAGTGAGCTTACGATTATCAACCATGGGTTTAGTACAATCGCAAAACGGGTTAAAGATGGTGTTTTTGAAGAACAGGTTGGAGCACAATGTGCACAACGAAAGTATATCAAGCAAATACTTGGAGAAATGGTGGAACAACACGTTGAAGTTATGAAGTAA